GAATAACTTCTTGAGATAACGTCTCTGTATATCGATTCCAATCTATTCTCCACACATTCCTGGAATCGTCTTATGCTTGCGGATTTTAATGACCCATCCAACACAGCAGCACTCAATGCTAAAGCGTATTCTGGAAATCACATGTGTTTTACGTGCTTCATCCGACAGGTATGGTCTCAAGCTGGCTTGCGACGTTCCATATAAGTGTTCTTGTATGGAGAGGGATATTCGGATCATTGCTGATTTCGTCAAGTATGGATATCGCTGAAGCTGCCCTTACTGCTTCGGCGAGCCCTTCCTGAAGAAGTATACCTTTGACGTTCTCTGCAGAGCGCCTTATGTTCCTGGGCACGGTATCGTCGCTCATTATTCGCTCCAAAATCTCGACACATTGCTTTATCACTTTCTCAGACATAATAAAAATCACCACCGTTGCGCTTTCTGGGGCTACAAAAGGGTTGAGGATCAGTTCCCGCCTCAGCTCTTGCACTCTGCATGTATATCGTTGTATTTAAAAGTATGGTTGAGGATCCCCAAAAGCTCATGTGGTCAAATCCCCGGAGAGGCAAACTCTGATCTCTTTTGT
This Methanothrix sp. DNA region includes the following protein-coding sequences:
- a CDS encoding UPF0147 family protein, whose protein sequence is MSEKVIKQCVEILERIMSDDTVPRNIRRSAENVKGILLQEGLAEAVRAASAISILDEISNDPNIPLHTRTLIWNVASQLETIPVG